A genomic stretch from Falco cherrug isolate bFalChe1 chromosome 3, bFalChe1.pri, whole genome shotgun sequence includes:
- the RNF182 gene encoding E3 ubiquitin-protein ligase RNF182, whose translation MTSQLPEESVETQSSDELECKICYNRYNLRQRKPKVLECCHRVCAKCLCKIIDFGDSPQGVIVCPFCRFETCLPDEEVSSLPDDNNILLNLACGGKGKKCLPDNPTELLLTPKRLASLVSPSHTSSNCLVITIMEVQRESPQTLNSTPVVEFYRPTSFDSVATVSHNWTVWNCTSLLFQTSIRVLVWLLGLLYFSSLPLGIYLLVSKKVTLGVVFVSLVPSSLVILMVYGFCQCVCHEVLDCMSS comes from the coding sequence ATGACCAGTCAACTACCAGAGGAGTCTGTGGAGACCCAGAGCTCAGATGAGCTTGAGTGCAAGATCTGCTACAACCGCTATAACCTGCGgcagagaaaaccaaaagtgCTGGAGTGCTGTCACAGAGTATGTGCCAAATGCCTTTGCAAGATCATAGACTTCGGTGATTCCCCACAAGGAGTCATAGTATGCCCATTCTGCAGGTTTGAAACGTGCTTGCCAGACGAGGAGGTCAGTAGTCTTCCTGATGACAACAACATCCTTCTGAATTTAGCTTgtgggggaaagggaaagaagtgCCTGCCAGACAACCCAACAGAACTGTTGCTGACTCCTAAAAGGTTGGCATCTCTGGTTAGCCCTTCTCACACCTCTTCTAATTGCCTGGTTATAACAATCATGGAAGTACAAAGAGAAAGTCCACAGACGCTGAACTCAACCCCTGTGGTGGAATTTTACAGGCCTACGAGTTTTGACTCTGTTGCAACTGTGTCGCACAACTGGACAGTGTGGAACTGCACATCTTTGCTCTTCCAGACCTCAATTCGGGTGCTAGTGTGGTTGCTAGGGTTGCTGTACTTTAGTTCCTTGCCTTTAGGGATTTATTTACTGGTATCTAAGAAGGTCACCCTTGGGGTTGTCTTTGTAAGCCTTGTTCCTTCGAGCCTTGTTATTCTCATGGTTTATGGCTTTTGCCAGTGTGTTTGCCATGAAGTTCTAGACTGCATGTCTTCTTGA